One window from the genome of Pungitius pungitius chromosome 14, fPunPun2.1, whole genome shotgun sequence encodes:
- the eml1 gene encoding echinoderm microtubule-associated protein-like 1 isoform X7 has protein sequence MNRGHMTDERCSPDITFLKCFLCQGPRLSLGASDDSASAASSMEVTDRIASLEQRVQMQEDEIQLLKSALADVVRRLNVSEEQQAMGSRRGPTKARPMMATLPLRPTVNNGTILPKKGSGTLPSPSGPGSRKDTSTPASKSTVRRANSNEHVGTLTRKDSGDSKGNRTRAGSTGSNSSGKRSDGKQRDPVFNAGMRRVTHCKEEGYVKMYLKGRPVTMHMPKEQVDSYCLEARADLPGNKLKLDWVYGYRGRDCRSNLYLLPTGETVYFIASVVVLFNVDEQLQRHYTGHTDDIKCLAVHPDKITIATGQVAGTSSDGKQLAPHVRVWDSVSLHTLHVLGAGFFDRALVCLAFSKSNGGNTLCVVDDSNDHVLSVWDWQREDRLAEVKCSNESVFAADFHPTDSNIVVTCGKSHLYFWHLEKGVLVKKQGLFEKQEKPKFVLCVTFAENGDAITGDSSGNILVWGKGTNRISHVIQGAHEGSVFALCMLRNGTLVSGGKDRRLISWDGGYRQIQTVEVPELFGPIRTIAEGRGETVLIGTTKHFVLQGSLDGDFMPIMQGHTDELWGLAVHPWKPQFVTCGYDRQVCLWDSSSHQLIWNKSMEDASQSAGFHPSGAVVAIGTQNGRWLVLDSDSKDLVTVHTDGNEQLSAMRYGPDGNFLAIGSHDNYIYIYAVAENGRKYSRVGKCSGHSSFITHLDWSVDSQYLVSNSGDYEILYWIPSVCKQVVSVETTRDIEWATHTCTLGFQVFGLWPDGSDGTDVNAACRSSDKSLLVTGDDFGKVHLFSYPCSQFRAPSHVYGGHSSHVTNVTFLHDDGYLVSTGGKDMSVMQWRIV, from the exons ATGAATAGAGGACATATGACCGATGAGCGATGTAGTCCGGATATtacctttttgaaatgtttcctGTGTCAGGGGCCACGCTTATCTTTGGGCGCCTCAG ATGACAGTGCGTCCGCAGCCAGCAGCATGGAGGTTACCGACCGCATCGCCTCCCTGGAGCAGCGGGTCCAGATGCAGGAGGACGAGATCCAGCTGCTGAAGTCGGCTCTGGCCGACGTGGTGCGGAGGCTCAACGTGTCCGAGGAGCAGCAGGCCATGGGCTCACGCAGAGGACCCACCAAAG CCAGGCCCATGATGGCCACCTTGCCATTACGGCCCACAGTGAACAACGGGACCATTCTACCAAAGAAAGGCAGCGGCACCCTGCCCTCGCCATCTGGACCGGGGTCCAGGAAGGACACCAGCACTCCAGCCAGCAAGAG CACTGTGAGGAGAGCCAACTCAAACGAACACGTGGGAACTCTCACGCGGAAAGATTCGGGCGACTCCAAGGGCAACCGAACTCGTGCCGGATCCACCGGCAGCAACTCCAGCGGCAAAAGAAGCGACGG CAAACAGAGGGATCCAGTGTTCAATGCAG GGATGAGACGTGTGACCCACTGCAAAG AGGAAGGTTATGTGAAAATGTACTTGAAAGGTCGTCCCGTCACCATGCACATGCCCAAAGAGCAGGTGGACAGCTACTGTCTGGAGGCCAGAGCCGACCTGCCCGGCAACAAACTCAAACTGGACTGGGT TTACGGTTACCGAGGTCGAGACTGTCGCTCCAATCTTTATCTGCTGCCCACCGGGGAGACGGTGTACTTCATCGCCTCAGTGGTCGTCCTGTTCAACGTGGACGAGCAGCTGCAGCGACACTACACCGGACACACGGACGACATCAAATG CCTTGCCGTCCACCCCGataaaatcaccatagcaaccgGTCAGGTGGCGGGCACCTCTTCAGATGGAAAA CAGCTGGCTCCTCATGTCCGGGTGTGGGACTCTGTTAGCCTCCACACGCTCCATGTTCTAGGTGCAGGCTTCTTTGACCGAGCCCTGGTCTGCTTGGCTTTCTCCAAGTCG AATGGAGGAAACACATTGTGTGTCGTAGACGACTCCAATGACCACGTCCTCTCCGTCTGGGACTGGCAGAGGGAGGACAGACTGGCTGAGGTCAAG TGCTCCAACGAGTCAGTGTTTGCTGCAGACTTCCACCCAACAGACAGCAACATCGTGGTGACCTGCGGCAAGTCCCACCTCTATTTCTGGCACCTGGAGAAAGGTGTGCTGGTCAAGAAACAAGGACTGTTTGAG AAACAGGAAAAGCCCAAGTTTGTTTTGTGCGTGACCTTTGCAGAGAACGGAGACGCCATCACAGGAGACTCAAGTGGGAACATCCTGGTGTGGGGAAAAG GCACTAATCGCATCAGCCACGTCATCCAGGGAGCTCACGAGGGCAGCGTCTTTGCTCTGTGCATGCTGAGGAACGGCACCCTGGTGTCGGGAGGTAAAGACCGCAGGCTCATCTCCTGGGACGGCGGCTATCGCCAGATACAAACGGTGGAG GTGCCTGAGTTGTTTGGACCAATCAGGACCATCGCTGAGGGCAGAGGGGAGACCGTGCTCATCGGCACCACCAAACACTTTGTTCTGCAAGGCAGTTTGGATGGAGACTTCATGCCTATTATGCAG gGTCACACTGATGAGTTGTGGGGTTTGGCTGTGCACCCCTGGAAGCCTCAGTTTGTCACCTGTGGCTATGACAGGCAGGTCTGCCTGTGGGACTCCAGTTCCCATCAGCTCATCTGGAACAAGAGTATGGAA GATGCTTCCCAATCAGCAGGCTTCCACCCGTCTGGAGCTGTGGTTGCCATAGGGACCCAGAATGGCAG GTGGCTGGTACTGGACTCTGACTCCAAGGATCTTGTCACCGTGCACACAGATGGGAACGAACAGCTGTCTGCTATGCGCTACGGGCCCG ATGGCAACTTTCTGGCCATCGGTTCCCACGACAACTACATCTATATCTACGCCGTGGCGGAAAACGGGAGGAAGTACAGCCGAGTGGGGAAGTGCTCG GGTCACTCGAGCTTCATCACTCATCTGGACTGGTCAGTGGACTCCCAGTACCTGGTTTCTAACTCGGGCGACTATGAGATACTCTATT GGATCCCATCAGTGTGTAAGCAGGTGGTCAGTGTGGAGACCACCAGGGACATCGAGTGGGCCACGCACACCTGCACCCTGGGCTTCCAGGTCTTCG gCTTGTGGCCCGACGGCTCGGACGGCACCGACGTCAACGCCGCCTGCAGGTCCAGTGACAAAAGCCTTCTGGTCACCGGCGACGACTTCGGGAAGGTCCATCTATTCTCTTACCCCTGTTCGCAGTTCAGG GCTCCCAGCCACGTGTATGGTGGCCACAGCAGCCACGTGACCAACGTGACCTTCCTGCACGATGACGGCTACCTGGTGTCAACAGGAGGGAAGGACATGAGCGTGATGCAGTGGAGGATAGTCTGA
- the eml1 gene encoding echinoderm microtubule-associated protein-like 1 isoform X5 — translation MNRGHMTDERCSPDITFLKCFLCQGPRLSLGASDDSASAASSMEVTDRIASLEQRVQMQEDEIQLLKSALADVVRRLNVSEEQQAMGSRRGPTKDAALMRKSPSAGSNVGKPARPMMATLPLRPTVNNGTILPKKGSGTLPSPSGPGSRKDTSTPASKSTVRRANSNEHVGTLTRKDSGDSKGNRTRAGSTGSNSSGKRSDGKQRDPVFNAGMRRVTHCKEEGYVKMYLKGRPVTMHMPKEQVDSYCLEARADLPGNKLKLDWVYGYRGRDCRSNLYLLPTGETVYFIASVVVLFNVDEQLQRHYTGHTDDIKCLAVHPDKITIATGQVAGTSSDGKQLAPHVRVWDSVSLHTLHVLGAGFFDRALVCLAFSKSNGGNTLCVVDDSNDHVLSVWDWQREDRLAEVKCSNESVFAADFHPTDSNIVVTCGKSHLYFWHLEKGVLVKKQGLFEKQEKPKFVLCVTFAENGDAITGDSSGNILVWGKGTNRISHVIQGAHEGSVFALCMLRNGTLVSGGKDRRLISWDGGYRQIQTVEVPELFGPIRTIAEGRGETVLIGTTKHFVLQGSLDGDFMPIMQGHTDELWGLAVHPWKPQFVTCGYDRQVCLWDSSSHQLIWNKSMEDASQSAGFHPSGAVVAIGTQNGRWLVLDSDSKDLVTVHTDGNEQLSAMRYGPDGNFLAIGSHDNYIYIYAVAENGRKYSRVGKCSGHSSFITHLDWSVDSQYLVSNSGDYEILYWIPSVCKQVVSVETTRDIEWATHTCTLGFQVFGLWPDGSDGTDVNAACRSSDKSLLVTGDDFGKVHLFSYPCSQFRAPSHVYGGHSSHVTNVTFLHDDGYLVSTGGKDMSVMQWRIV, via the exons ATGAATAGAGGACATATGACCGATGAGCGATGTAGTCCGGATATtacctttttgaaatgtttcctGTGTCAGGGGCCACGCTTATCTTTGGGCGCCTCAG ATGACAGTGCGTCCGCAGCCAGCAGCATGGAGGTTACCGACCGCATCGCCTCCCTGGAGCAGCGGGTCCAGATGCAGGAGGACGAGATCCAGCTGCTGAAGTCGGCTCTGGCCGACGTGGTGCGGAGGCTCAACGTGTCCGAGGAGCAGCAGGCCATGGGCTCACGCAGAGGACCCACCAAAG ACGCTGCTTTGATGAGAAAGTCTCCATCAGCAGGCAGCAATGTTGGGAAGCCAG CCAGGCCCATGATGGCCACCTTGCCATTACGGCCCACAGTGAACAACGGGACCATTCTACCAAAGAAAGGCAGCGGCACCCTGCCCTCGCCATCTGGACCGGGGTCCAGGAAGGACACCAGCACTCCAGCCAGCAAGAG CACTGTGAGGAGAGCCAACTCAAACGAACACGTGGGAACTCTCACGCGGAAAGATTCGGGCGACTCCAAGGGCAACCGAACTCGTGCCGGATCCACCGGCAGCAACTCCAGCGGCAAAAGAAGCGACGG CAAACAGAGGGATCCAGTGTTCAATGCAG GGATGAGACGTGTGACCCACTGCAAAG AGGAAGGTTATGTGAAAATGTACTTGAAAGGTCGTCCCGTCACCATGCACATGCCCAAAGAGCAGGTGGACAGCTACTGTCTGGAGGCCAGAGCCGACCTGCCCGGCAACAAACTCAAACTGGACTGGGT TTACGGTTACCGAGGTCGAGACTGTCGCTCCAATCTTTATCTGCTGCCCACCGGGGAGACGGTGTACTTCATCGCCTCAGTGGTCGTCCTGTTCAACGTGGACGAGCAGCTGCAGCGACACTACACCGGACACACGGACGACATCAAATG CCTTGCCGTCCACCCCGataaaatcaccatagcaaccgGTCAGGTGGCGGGCACCTCTTCAGATGGAAAA CAGCTGGCTCCTCATGTCCGGGTGTGGGACTCTGTTAGCCTCCACACGCTCCATGTTCTAGGTGCAGGCTTCTTTGACCGAGCCCTGGTCTGCTTGGCTTTCTCCAAGTCG AATGGAGGAAACACATTGTGTGTCGTAGACGACTCCAATGACCACGTCCTCTCCGTCTGGGACTGGCAGAGGGAGGACAGACTGGCTGAGGTCAAG TGCTCCAACGAGTCAGTGTTTGCTGCAGACTTCCACCCAACAGACAGCAACATCGTGGTGACCTGCGGCAAGTCCCACCTCTATTTCTGGCACCTGGAGAAAGGTGTGCTGGTCAAGAAACAAGGACTGTTTGAG AAACAGGAAAAGCCCAAGTTTGTTTTGTGCGTGACCTTTGCAGAGAACGGAGACGCCATCACAGGAGACTCAAGTGGGAACATCCTGGTGTGGGGAAAAG GCACTAATCGCATCAGCCACGTCATCCAGGGAGCTCACGAGGGCAGCGTCTTTGCTCTGTGCATGCTGAGGAACGGCACCCTGGTGTCGGGAGGTAAAGACCGCAGGCTCATCTCCTGGGACGGCGGCTATCGCCAGATACAAACGGTGGAG GTGCCTGAGTTGTTTGGACCAATCAGGACCATCGCTGAGGGCAGAGGGGAGACCGTGCTCATCGGCACCACCAAACACTTTGTTCTGCAAGGCAGTTTGGATGGAGACTTCATGCCTATTATGCAG gGTCACACTGATGAGTTGTGGGGTTTGGCTGTGCACCCCTGGAAGCCTCAGTTTGTCACCTGTGGCTATGACAGGCAGGTCTGCCTGTGGGACTCCAGTTCCCATCAGCTCATCTGGAACAAGAGTATGGAA GATGCTTCCCAATCAGCAGGCTTCCACCCGTCTGGAGCTGTGGTTGCCATAGGGACCCAGAATGGCAG GTGGCTGGTACTGGACTCTGACTCCAAGGATCTTGTCACCGTGCACACAGATGGGAACGAACAGCTGTCTGCTATGCGCTACGGGCCCG ATGGCAACTTTCTGGCCATCGGTTCCCACGACAACTACATCTATATCTACGCCGTGGCGGAAAACGGGAGGAAGTACAGCCGAGTGGGGAAGTGCTCG GGTCACTCGAGCTTCATCACTCATCTGGACTGGTCAGTGGACTCCCAGTACCTGGTTTCTAACTCGGGCGACTATGAGATACTCTATT GGATCCCATCAGTGTGTAAGCAGGTGGTCAGTGTGGAGACCACCAGGGACATCGAGTGGGCCACGCACACCTGCACCCTGGGCTTCCAGGTCTTCG gCTTGTGGCCCGACGGCTCGGACGGCACCGACGTCAACGCCGCCTGCAGGTCCAGTGACAAAAGCCTTCTGGTCACCGGCGACGACTTCGGGAAGGTCCATCTATTCTCTTACCCCTGTTCGCAGTTCAGG GCTCCCAGCCACGTGTATGGTGGCCACAGCAGCCACGTGACCAACGTGACCTTCCTGCACGATGACGGCTACCTGGTGTCAACAGGAGGGAAGGACATGAGCGTGATGCAGTGGAGGATAGTCTGA
- the eml1 gene encoding echinoderm microtubule-associated protein-like 1 isoform X4: MNRGHMTDERCSPDITFLKCFLCQGPRLSLGASDDSASAASSMEVTDRIASLEQRVQMQEDEIQLLKSALADVVRRLNVSEEQQAMGSRRGPTKDAALMRKSPSAGSNVGKPARPMMATLPLRPTVNNGTILPKKGSGTLPSPSGPGSRKDTSTPASKRFLYLPLSTVRRANSNEHVGTLTRKDSGDSKGNRTRAGSTGSNSSGKRSDGKQRDPVFNAGMRRVTHCKEEGYVKMYLKGRPVTMHMPKEQVDSYCLEARADLPGNKLKLDWVYGYRGRDCRSNLYLLPTGETVYFIASVVVLFNVDEQLQRHYTGHTDDIKCLAVHPDKITIATGQVAGTSSDGKQLAPHVRVWDSVSLHTLHVLGAGFFDRALVCLAFSKSNGGNTLCVVDDSNDHVLSVWDWQREDRLAEVKCSNESVFAADFHPTDSNIVVTCGKSHLYFWHLEKGVLVKKQGLFEKQEKPKFVLCVTFAENGDAITGDSSGNILVWGKGTNRISHVIQGAHEGSVFALCMLRNGTLVSGGKDRRLISWDGGYRQIQTVEVPELFGPIRTIAEGRGETVLIGTTKHFVLQGSLDGDFMPIMQGHTDELWGLAVHPWKPQFVTCGYDRQVCLWDSSSHQLIWNKSMEDASQSAGFHPSGAVVAIGTQNGRWLVLDSDSKDLVTVHTDGNEQLSAMRYGPDGNFLAIGSHDNYIYIYAVAENGRKYSRVGKCSGHSSFITHLDWSVDSQYLVSNSGDYEILYWIPSVCKQVVSVETTRDIEWATHTCTLGFQVFGLWPDGSDGTDVNAACRSSDKSLLVTGDDFGKVHLFSYPCSQFRAPSHVYGGHSSHVTNVTFLHDDGYLVSTGGKDMSVMQWRIV; the protein is encoded by the exons ATGAATAGAGGACATATGACCGATGAGCGATGTAGTCCGGATATtacctttttgaaatgtttcctGTGTCAGGGGCCACGCTTATCTTTGGGCGCCTCAG ATGACAGTGCGTCCGCAGCCAGCAGCATGGAGGTTACCGACCGCATCGCCTCCCTGGAGCAGCGGGTCCAGATGCAGGAGGACGAGATCCAGCTGCTGAAGTCGGCTCTGGCCGACGTGGTGCGGAGGCTCAACGTGTCCGAGGAGCAGCAGGCCATGGGCTCACGCAGAGGACCCACCAAAG ACGCTGCTTTGATGAGAAAGTCTCCATCAGCAGGCAGCAATGTTGGGAAGCCAG CCAGGCCCATGATGGCCACCTTGCCATTACGGCCCACAGTGAACAACGGGACCATTCTACCAAAGAAAGGCAGCGGCACCCTGCCCTCGCCATCTGGACCGGGGTCCAGGAAGGACACCAGCACTCCAGCCAGCAAGAG ATTTCTCTACCTGCCCCTGAG CACTGTGAGGAGAGCCAACTCAAACGAACACGTGGGAACTCTCACGCGGAAAGATTCGGGCGACTCCAAGGGCAACCGAACTCGTGCCGGATCCACCGGCAGCAACTCCAGCGGCAAAAGAAGCGACGG CAAACAGAGGGATCCAGTGTTCAATGCAG GGATGAGACGTGTGACCCACTGCAAAG AGGAAGGTTATGTGAAAATGTACTTGAAAGGTCGTCCCGTCACCATGCACATGCCCAAAGAGCAGGTGGACAGCTACTGTCTGGAGGCCAGAGCCGACCTGCCCGGCAACAAACTCAAACTGGACTGGGT TTACGGTTACCGAGGTCGAGACTGTCGCTCCAATCTTTATCTGCTGCCCACCGGGGAGACGGTGTACTTCATCGCCTCAGTGGTCGTCCTGTTCAACGTGGACGAGCAGCTGCAGCGACACTACACCGGACACACGGACGACATCAAATG CCTTGCCGTCCACCCCGataaaatcaccatagcaaccgGTCAGGTGGCGGGCACCTCTTCAGATGGAAAA CAGCTGGCTCCTCATGTCCGGGTGTGGGACTCTGTTAGCCTCCACACGCTCCATGTTCTAGGTGCAGGCTTCTTTGACCGAGCCCTGGTCTGCTTGGCTTTCTCCAAGTCG AATGGAGGAAACACATTGTGTGTCGTAGACGACTCCAATGACCACGTCCTCTCCGTCTGGGACTGGCAGAGGGAGGACAGACTGGCTGAGGTCAAG TGCTCCAACGAGTCAGTGTTTGCTGCAGACTTCCACCCAACAGACAGCAACATCGTGGTGACCTGCGGCAAGTCCCACCTCTATTTCTGGCACCTGGAGAAAGGTGTGCTGGTCAAGAAACAAGGACTGTTTGAG AAACAGGAAAAGCCCAAGTTTGTTTTGTGCGTGACCTTTGCAGAGAACGGAGACGCCATCACAGGAGACTCAAGTGGGAACATCCTGGTGTGGGGAAAAG GCACTAATCGCATCAGCCACGTCATCCAGGGAGCTCACGAGGGCAGCGTCTTTGCTCTGTGCATGCTGAGGAACGGCACCCTGGTGTCGGGAGGTAAAGACCGCAGGCTCATCTCCTGGGACGGCGGCTATCGCCAGATACAAACGGTGGAG GTGCCTGAGTTGTTTGGACCAATCAGGACCATCGCTGAGGGCAGAGGGGAGACCGTGCTCATCGGCACCACCAAACACTTTGTTCTGCAAGGCAGTTTGGATGGAGACTTCATGCCTATTATGCAG gGTCACACTGATGAGTTGTGGGGTTTGGCTGTGCACCCCTGGAAGCCTCAGTTTGTCACCTGTGGCTATGACAGGCAGGTCTGCCTGTGGGACTCCAGTTCCCATCAGCTCATCTGGAACAAGAGTATGGAA GATGCTTCCCAATCAGCAGGCTTCCACCCGTCTGGAGCTGTGGTTGCCATAGGGACCCAGAATGGCAG GTGGCTGGTACTGGACTCTGACTCCAAGGATCTTGTCACCGTGCACACAGATGGGAACGAACAGCTGTCTGCTATGCGCTACGGGCCCG ATGGCAACTTTCTGGCCATCGGTTCCCACGACAACTACATCTATATCTACGCCGTGGCGGAAAACGGGAGGAAGTACAGCCGAGTGGGGAAGTGCTCG GGTCACTCGAGCTTCATCACTCATCTGGACTGGTCAGTGGACTCCCAGTACCTGGTTTCTAACTCGGGCGACTATGAGATACTCTATT GGATCCCATCAGTGTGTAAGCAGGTGGTCAGTGTGGAGACCACCAGGGACATCGAGTGGGCCACGCACACCTGCACCCTGGGCTTCCAGGTCTTCG gCTTGTGGCCCGACGGCTCGGACGGCACCGACGTCAACGCCGCCTGCAGGTCCAGTGACAAAAGCCTTCTGGTCACCGGCGACGACTTCGGGAAGGTCCATCTATTCTCTTACCCCTGTTCGCAGTTCAGG GCTCCCAGCCACGTGTATGGTGGCCACAGCAGCCACGTGACCAACGTGACCTTCCTGCACGATGACGGCTACCTGGTGTCAACAGGAGGGAAGGACATGAGCGTGATGCAGTGGAGGATAGTCTGA
- the eml1 gene encoding echinoderm microtubule-associated protein-like 1 isoform X2, producing the protein MNRGHMTDERCSPDITFLKCFLCQGPRLSLGASDDSASAASSMEVTDRIASLEQRVQMQEDEIQLLKSALADVVRRLNVSEEQQAMGSRRGPTKDAALMRKSPSAGSNVGKPARPMMATLPLRPTVNNGTILPKKGSGTLPSPSGPGSRKDTSTPASKSLSSLSRSARFLYLPLSTVRRANSNEHVGTLTRKDSGDSKGNRTRAGSTGSNSSGKRSDGKQRDPVFNAGMRRVTHCKEEGYVKMYLKGRPVTMHMPKEQVDSYCLEARADLPGNKLKLDWVYGYRGRDCRSNLYLLPTGETVYFIASVVVLFNVDEQLQRHYTGHTDDIKCLAVHPDKITIATGQVAGTSSDGKLAPHVRVWDSVSLHTLHVLGAGFFDRALVCLAFSKSNGGNTLCVVDDSNDHVLSVWDWQREDRLAEVKCSNESVFAADFHPTDSNIVVTCGKSHLYFWHLEKGVLVKKQGLFEKQEKPKFVLCVTFAENGDAITGDSSGNILVWGKGTNRISHVIQGAHEGSVFALCMLRNGTLVSGGKDRRLISWDGGYRQIQTVEVPELFGPIRTIAEGRGETVLIGTTKHFVLQGSLDGDFMPIMQGHTDELWGLAVHPWKPQFVTCGYDRQVCLWDSSSHQLIWNKSMEDASQSAGFHPSGAVVAIGTQNGRWLVLDSDSKDLVTVHTDGNEQLSAMRYGPDGNFLAIGSHDNYIYIYAVAENGRKYSRVGKCSGHSSFITHLDWSVDSQYLVSNSGDYEILYWIPSVCKQVVSVETTRDIEWATHTCTLGFQVFGLWPDGSDGTDVNAACRSSDKSLLVTGDDFGKVHLFSYPCSQFRAPSHVYGGHSSHVTNVTFLHDDGYLVSTGGKDMSVMQWRIV; encoded by the exons ATGAATAGAGGACATATGACCGATGAGCGATGTAGTCCGGATATtacctttttgaaatgtttcctGTGTCAGGGGCCACGCTTATCTTTGGGCGCCTCAG ATGACAGTGCGTCCGCAGCCAGCAGCATGGAGGTTACCGACCGCATCGCCTCCCTGGAGCAGCGGGTCCAGATGCAGGAGGACGAGATCCAGCTGCTGAAGTCGGCTCTGGCCGACGTGGTGCGGAGGCTCAACGTGTCCGAGGAGCAGCAGGCCATGGGCTCACGCAGAGGACCCACCAAAG ACGCTGCTTTGATGAGAAAGTCTCCATCAGCAGGCAGCAATGTTGGGAAGCCAG CCAGGCCCATGATGGCCACCTTGCCATTACGGCCCACAGTGAACAACGGGACCATTCTACCAAAGAAAGGCAGCGGCACCCTGCCCTCGCCATCTGGACCGGGGTCCAGGAAGGACACCAGCACTCCAGCCAGCAAGAG TTTGTCCTCTCTGTCTCGTTCGGCCAGATTTCTCTACCTGCCCCTGAG CACTGTGAGGAGAGCCAACTCAAACGAACACGTGGGAACTCTCACGCGGAAAGATTCGGGCGACTCCAAGGGCAACCGAACTCGTGCCGGATCCACCGGCAGCAACTCCAGCGGCAAAAGAAGCGACGG CAAACAGAGGGATCCAGTGTTCAATGCAG GGATGAGACGTGTGACCCACTGCAAAG AGGAAGGTTATGTGAAAATGTACTTGAAAGGTCGTCCCGTCACCATGCACATGCCCAAAGAGCAGGTGGACAGCTACTGTCTGGAGGCCAGAGCCGACCTGCCCGGCAACAAACTCAAACTGGACTGGGT TTACGGTTACCGAGGTCGAGACTGTCGCTCCAATCTTTATCTGCTGCCCACCGGGGAGACGGTGTACTTCATCGCCTCAGTGGTCGTCCTGTTCAACGTGGACGAGCAGCTGCAGCGACACTACACCGGACACACGGACGACATCAAATG CCTTGCCGTCCACCCCGataaaatcaccatagcaaccgGTCAGGTGGCGGGCACCTCTTCAGATGGAAAA CTGGCTCCTCATGTCCGGGTGTGGGACTCTGTTAGCCTCCACACGCTCCATGTTCTAGGTGCAGGCTTCTTTGACCGAGCCCTGGTCTGCTTGGCTTTCTCCAAGTCG AATGGAGGAAACACATTGTGTGTCGTAGACGACTCCAATGACCACGTCCTCTCCGTCTGGGACTGGCAGAGGGAGGACAGACTGGCTGAGGTCAAG TGCTCCAACGAGTCAGTGTTTGCTGCAGACTTCCACCCAACAGACAGCAACATCGTGGTGACCTGCGGCAAGTCCCACCTCTATTTCTGGCACCTGGAGAAAGGTGTGCTGGTCAAGAAACAAGGACTGTTTGAG AAACAGGAAAAGCCCAAGTTTGTTTTGTGCGTGACCTTTGCAGAGAACGGAGACGCCATCACAGGAGACTCAAGTGGGAACATCCTGGTGTGGGGAAAAG GCACTAATCGCATCAGCCACGTCATCCAGGGAGCTCACGAGGGCAGCGTCTTTGCTCTGTGCATGCTGAGGAACGGCACCCTGGTGTCGGGAGGTAAAGACCGCAGGCTCATCTCCTGGGACGGCGGCTATCGCCAGATACAAACGGTGGAG GTGCCTGAGTTGTTTGGACCAATCAGGACCATCGCTGAGGGCAGAGGGGAGACCGTGCTCATCGGCACCACCAAACACTTTGTTCTGCAAGGCAGTTTGGATGGAGACTTCATGCCTATTATGCAG gGTCACACTGATGAGTTGTGGGGTTTGGCTGTGCACCCCTGGAAGCCTCAGTTTGTCACCTGTGGCTATGACAGGCAGGTCTGCCTGTGGGACTCCAGTTCCCATCAGCTCATCTGGAACAAGAGTATGGAA GATGCTTCCCAATCAGCAGGCTTCCACCCGTCTGGAGCTGTGGTTGCCATAGGGACCCAGAATGGCAG GTGGCTGGTACTGGACTCTGACTCCAAGGATCTTGTCACCGTGCACACAGATGGGAACGAACAGCTGTCTGCTATGCGCTACGGGCCCG ATGGCAACTTTCTGGCCATCGGTTCCCACGACAACTACATCTATATCTACGCCGTGGCGGAAAACGGGAGGAAGTACAGCCGAGTGGGGAAGTGCTCG GGTCACTCGAGCTTCATCACTCATCTGGACTGGTCAGTGGACTCCCAGTACCTGGTTTCTAACTCGGGCGACTATGAGATACTCTATT GGATCCCATCAGTGTGTAAGCAGGTGGTCAGTGTGGAGACCACCAGGGACATCGAGTGGGCCACGCACACCTGCACCCTGGGCTTCCAGGTCTTCG gCTTGTGGCCCGACGGCTCGGACGGCACCGACGTCAACGCCGCCTGCAGGTCCAGTGACAAAAGCCTTCTGGTCACCGGCGACGACTTCGGGAAGGTCCATCTATTCTCTTACCCCTGTTCGCAGTTCAGG GCTCCCAGCCACGTGTATGGTGGCCACAGCAGCCACGTGACCAACGTGACCTTCCTGCACGATGACGGCTACCTGGTGTCAACAGGAGGGAAGGACATGAGCGTGATGCAGTGGAGGATAGTCTGA